A part of Leptolyngbyaceae cyanobacterium genomic DNA contains:
- the glnA gene encoding type I glutamate--ammonia ligase has protein sequence MFQTPQEVLNYIREQQIKIIDLKFIDTPGIWQHCSFYENQIDESSFVDGVPFDGSSIRGWKAINESDMAMVPDPTTAWIDPFMKEKTLSLICSIKEPRTGEWYSRDPRTIAQKAVDYLISTGLGDVAFVGPEAEFFVFDDVRFDQTENKGYYYVDSVEGRWNSGKEEGPNLAYKPRYKEGYFPVAPTDTLQDMRTEMLLTMAECGVPIEKHHHEVATGGQNELGFRFAPLVKAADYLMTYKYVIKNVAKKYGKTVTFMPKPLFNDNGSGMHTHQSIWKDGQPLFWGEGNYANLSKMALHYIGGLLKHAPALLALTNPTTNSYKRLVPGFEAPVNLAYSQGNRSASIRIPLSGSNPKAKRLEFRCPDATCNPYVAFAAMLCAGIDGIKNEIDPGEPLDVDIYDLSPEELAKVPSTPGSLLDALKALEEDHEFLLAGGVFTEDFINTWIEYKLDNEVNPMRLRPHPYEFALYYDC, from the coding sequence ATGTTCCAGACCCCGCAAGAAGTATTGAACTATATCAGAGAGCAACAAATTAAAATTATCGACCTCAAATTTATCGATACGCCCGGTATTTGGCAACACTGCTCTTTTTATGAGAACCAAATCGATGAAAGCTCCTTCGTAGATGGCGTTCCCTTCGATGGCTCCAGTATTCGGGGTTGGAAAGCAATCAACGAATCAGACATGGCAATGGTACCCGATCCCACCACAGCATGGATCGACCCCTTCATGAAAGAAAAAACCTTGAGCTTGATTTGCAGCATCAAGGAACCTCGTACCGGTGAATGGTACAGCAGAGACCCCCGCACCATTGCTCAAAAAGCAGTAGATTACCTAATTTCCACCGGTCTTGGCGATGTAGCCTTTGTTGGCCCAGAAGCAGAATTTTTCGTATTCGATGACGTTCGCTTCGACCAAACCGAAAACAAAGGATACTACTACGTAGACTCCGTAGAAGGACGTTGGAACTCCGGTAAAGAAGAAGGGCCAAACTTAGCTTACAAACCTCGCTACAAAGAAGGTTACTTCCCCGTCGCCCCCACCGACACCCTGCAAGATATGCGGACAGAAATGTTGCTGACAATGGCAGAGTGCGGCGTACCGATCGAAAAACACCACCACGAAGTAGCCACCGGCGGACAAAACGAACTGGGATTCCGTTTCGCACCCCTAGTCAAAGCCGCTGACTACTTGATGACCTACAAATACGTCATCAAAAACGTTGCCAAGAAATACGGCAAAACCGTTACCTTCATGCCTAAGCCATTGTTTAACGACAACGGTTCCGGTATGCACACCCACCAATCCATTTGGAAAGACGGACAACCATTATTCTGGGGTGAAGGCAACTATGCCAACCTGAGCAAAATGGCGTTGCACTACATCGGCGGTTTGCTCAAACACGCACCCGCTTTGTTAGCACTCACCAACCCCACCACCAACTCCTACAAGCGCTTGGTGCCTGGATTTGAAGCTCCCGTGAACTTGGCTTACTCTCAAGGTAACCGTTCTGCTTCCATTCGGATTCCTCTTTCTGGTAGCAATCCTAAGGCGAAGCGTTTAGAATTCCGCTGTCCCGATGCTACCTGCAACCCCTACGTTGCTTTTGCAGCAATGTTGTGCGCTGGTATCGACGGCATCAAGAACGAAATCGACCCAGGCGAACCCCTCGACGTAGATATCTACGACCTCAGCCCTGAAGAATTGGCGAAGGTTCCTTCTACCCCGGGTTCTCTGCTAGATGCTCTCAAAGCATTGGAAGAAGACCACGAATTCTTACTAGCTGGTGGCGTATTCACCGAAGACTTCATCAACACTTGGATCGAATACAAACTCGACAATGAAGTTAACCCGATGCGCTTGCGTCCCCATCCTTACGAATTTGCTCTCTACTACGATTGTTAA
- a CDS encoding ferritin-like domain-containing protein, whose translation MTVVYPRKLQNNIGARQIMKQVVREREIHLVTLNRYRYSEQRSCKDLTEIIEVLDGKPPELVRDLSRHVSDEARHAMWLTDLLVDLGAEVGTPPGTSYINEFDRLVDRESYNPQGSLDDNLIGILAAINVTEKRGCEYFSAHIHALKEAPQTEENIKVRETIAKIFPEEAAHVRWGNRWLAQLADKSPEHRQKVEQAKLKYSAIEQAAYESGMDITLGAELRRLENLLEIANTMPLLQRPQYLMERIPQTLLAPDLQFTRLQVAQKAWNRDPQAFMKKFVPMFLNGINSAFEQQKKEAAAKN comes from the coding sequence ATGACTGTTGTATACCCTCGTAAACTGCAAAATAACATTGGCGCACGGCAAATAATGAAGCAAGTAGTGCGCGAAAGAGAAATTCATTTAGTAACCCTCAACCGTTACCGCTACAGCGAACAACGCAGTTGTAAAGATTTGACTGAAATAATTGAAGTGTTGGATGGCAAACCACCTGAGTTAGTAAGGGATTTATCTCGTCACGTTTCTGATGAAGCTCGTCACGCGATGTGGTTGACGGATTTGTTGGTAGATTTGGGTGCTGAAGTGGGAACGCCCCCCGGTACTTCTTATATTAATGAGTTCGATCGCTTAGTCGATCGCGAATCCTACAACCCCCAAGGCAGCCTCGACGATAATCTAATCGGTATTTTGGCTGCAATTAACGTCACCGAAAAGCGCGGTTGCGAATATTTCTCCGCTCACATTCACGCTTTAAAAGAAGCACCCCAAACCGAAGAAAATATTAAAGTTCGGGAAACCATCGCCAAAATATTCCCAGAAGAAGCCGCTCACGTTCGTTGGGGTAACCGTTGGCTGGCGCAATTAGCCGATAAAAGCCCGGAACACCGTCAAAAAGTCGAGCAAGCTAAACTGAAATATAGCGCGATCGAACAAGCCGCTTACGAATCCGGCATGGATATCACTTTGGGTGCCGAACTGCGCCGTCTGGAAAACCTCCTAGAAATCGCCAACACCATGCCTTTATTGCAACGTCCCCAATACTTGATGGAACGCATCCCCCAAACTTTACTCGCACCTGACTTGCAATTTACTAGATTGCAAGTCGCTCAAAAAGCATGGAACCGCGACCCCCAAGCATTTATGAAAAAATTCGTACCCATGTTCCTCAACGGCATTAATAGCGCTTTCGAGCAGCAGAAGAAAGAAGCAGCAGCTAAAAATTAG
- a CDS encoding YbjN domain-containing protein produces the protein MTTFQPDAETVATQTLSTDRLADELLEEVTGVNYVEVIQTVISSMAQDDSAMVNHSETGDIWKFKYGTVEVFVQLTGSTDDDTFTVWSSVLRLPAKNEPQLMRKLLEMNGTETFEARFAIVNEQVVVISSRTVAELSPGEVSRAITIVATIADNNDELLQKEFGQ, from the coding sequence ATGACCACCTTTCAACCGGATGCGGAAACAGTTGCTACTCAAACTTTATCGACCGATCGGCTAGCAGACGAGCTATTAGAGGAAGTAACGGGAGTCAACTATGTAGAAGTAATTCAAACCGTGATCTCCAGCATGGCACAAGATGATAGTGCAATGGTCAACCATAGCGAAACTGGTGATATCTGGAAGTTTAAATACGGTACCGTGGAAGTGTTCGTTCAACTCACCGGCTCTACTGATGACGACACTTTCACAGTTTGGTCGTCAGTATTAAGGTTACCTGCCAAAAACGAGCCGCAATTGATGCGTAAGCTGTTAGAAATGAACGGAACGGAAACTTTTGAAGCGCGTTTTGCGATTGTCAACGAACAAGTGGTAGTAATATCATCTCGCACGGTGGCAGAACTTTCCCCTGGCGAAGTTTCTCGCGCTATTACGATTGTCGCTACGATCGCAGATAATAATGATGAGCTTTTGCAAAAAGAATTCGGTCAGTAG
- a CDS encoding biotin/lipoate A/B protein ligase family protein: protein MTNDKWRLIPLLEAPGHIQMAIDLWLLEQHRNGLHPPTLRFYTWSPPAISLGYHQRRWPEFWQNLTWQGKAIELVRRPTGGRAVLHQGDLTYAVITSGLTGSRIQVYQKICQFLIVGWRSLGIELHYGDAERGYIHNPNCFGTATGADLVTSENTKLIGSAQLCRGNAILQHGSMRLDPDDALFTRVFSTASSFKVEPPVIKCKETSIEKIVDALTTSFELCFGTQAILQPLSETEWQAILAQPILEIVPPHRVVLSCKPEIVVDSRKHPDT from the coding sequence ATGACAAATGACAAATGGCGTTTGATACCGCTGCTGGAGGCTCCGGGTCATATACAAATGGCGATCGATCTCTGGTTGTTAGAACAACACCGGAATGGGTTGCATCCTCCCACTTTACGATTTTACACTTGGAGTCCGCCAGCAATTTCTCTCGGTTATCATCAGCGTCGATGGCCGGAATTTTGGCAAAATCTTACTTGGCAAGGAAAAGCGATCGAATTGGTGCGCCGTCCTACAGGTGGACGTGCAGTACTGCACCAAGGAGATCTTACTTATGCGGTGATTACTTCCGGACTTACTGGTAGTCGCATCCAGGTATATCAAAAAATTTGTCAGTTTTTAATTGTTGGTTGGCGATCGCTCGGCATAGAGTTACACTACGGTGATGCGGAACGAGGCTACATTCACAACCCCAATTGTTTTGGTACTGCCACCGGCGCTGATTTAGTTACTTCGGAAAATACTAAGCTGATCGGTAGCGCTCAACTTTGTCGCGGTAACGCCATTTTGCAACATGGTTCGATGCGTTTAGATCCAGATGATGCTTTATTTACGCGAGTGTTTAGCACCGCTTCATCATTCAAAGTAGAGCCACCTGTAATTAAATGCAAAGAAACTTCTATAGAAAAAATCGTAGATGCTTTAACTACCTCGTTCGAGCTTTGCTTTGGTACTCAAGCAATCTTGCAGCCTTTATCTGAAACAGAATGGCAGGCTATTCTTGCACAACCGATACTAGAGATTGTTCCACCTCATCGGGTTGTTCTGTCATGCAAACCAGAGATTGTTGTTGATTCACGCAAGCACCCCGATACTTGA
- a CDS encoding DUF4278 domain-containing protein: MTFFFIIPLAVVPIAVYIYKASADEMAYLAAAISLVSLVLSLILAPWQLKLVLLMLALLSSKQLWLPIVKLFSGKQSKSLIISAESKIIAQSIENKTETDISQLENSADNLVYRGVNYHHTTLAPKVSDSEITVKYRGQVCKISHIEEPTTAQPNFEIKYRGACVNQQQSLVCMTEQPDEVEQSLVSVVQE, translated from the coding sequence ATGACCTTCTTTTTTATCATTCCGCTGGCCGTAGTTCCGATCGCCGTTTACATATATAAGGCATCGGCTGATGAAATGGCTTATCTTGCTGCCGCCATTTCCCTGGTAAGCTTAGTTTTGAGTTTGATTCTAGCGCCTTGGCAATTGAAACTAGTACTGCTAATGCTAGCCTTACTTAGCAGCAAACAATTGTGGCTACCGATCGTTAAATTATTTAGTGGCAAGCAGTCAAAATCACTAATAATTAGTGCTGAATCCAAAATTATTGCTCAAAGCATAGAAAATAAAACTGAAACCGATATTTCTCAGTTAGAAAACTCTGCGGATAACTTAGTTTATCGCGGAGTTAATTACCACCATACAACTTTGGCACCGAAAGTTAGCGATAGTGAAATTACAGTAAAATATCGCGGTCAAGTTTGTAAGATTTCTCATATAGAAGAACCGACAACGGCTCAACCAAATTTCGAGATCAAGTATCGGGGTGCTTGCGTGAATCAACAACAATCTCTGGTTTGCATGACAGAACAACCCGATGAGGTGGAACAATCTCTAGTATCGGTTGTGCAAGAATAG